A window from Citrus sinensis cultivar Valencia sweet orange chromosome 3, DVS_A1.0, whole genome shotgun sequence encodes these proteins:
- the LOC102616099 gene encoding pentatricopeptide repeat-containing protein At1g74900, mitochondrial gives MFALLRKPPKNHFHFFCIYRDLSPLTTTSPAPLPPAAADPAALASLILTSTDPRTLTQTLHCPSLHWTPQLVDQIIKRLWNHALKALHFFNILSYHPTYAHSRSSFDHAIDLAARLRDYRTVWILVHRMKSLRLGPTQKTFAIIAERYVSAGKADRAVKIFLSMHEHGCRQSLNSFNTILDLLCKEKKVEKAYNLFKVFRGKFKADVISYNVIANGWCLVKRTNKALEVLKEMVDRGLNPNLTTYNIVLKGYFRAGQIEEAWRFFLEMKKRKCEIDVVTYTTIVHGFGIVGEIKRARNVFDGMVNGGVLPSVATYNAMIQVLCKKDSVENAILVFEEMVRKGYMPNSTTYNVVIRGLCHAGEMERALEFVGRMKDDECEPNVQTYNILIRYFCDAGEIERGLELFEKMGSGVCLPNLDTYNILISSMFVRKKSDDLLVAGKLLIEMVDRGFMPRKFTFNRVLNGLLLIGNQGLAKEILRLQSRCGRLPRQFKL, from the coding sequence ATGTTCGCGTTGCTTCGAAAACCTCCAAAAAATCACTTTCACTTCTTCTGTATTTACCGAGATCTTTCACCTCTCACCACCACCTCACCGGCACCGTTACCACCGGCAGCTGCCGACCCAGCCGCCTTAGCCAGCCTCATACTGACCTCCACCGACCCACGTACCCTAACCCAGACCCTCCACTGCCCCAGTCTCCATTGGACCCCACAACTCGTCGACCAAATTATCAAACGCCTCTGGAACCATGCCCTCAAAGCCCTCCACTTCTTCAATATCCTCTCCTACCACCCAACTTACGCTCACTCCCGCTCCTCCTTTGACCACGCCATTGACCTCGCTGCCCGCCTGCGCGACTACAGGACCGTATGGATCCTCGTGCACCGTATGAAATCGCTCCGCCTTGGCCCCACCCAGAAAACATTCGCAATCATCGCCGAAAGGTATGTCTCTGCTGGGAAAGCTGATAGAGCTGTCAAGATTTTCTTGTCAATGCATGAACATGGTTGTCGGCAAAGCTTGAATTCTTTTAATACCATTCTTGATCTGTTgtgtaaagagaaaaaagtcGAAAAGGcttataatttgtttaagGTTTTTAGGGGGAAATTTAAGGCCGATGTTATTAGTTATAATGTGATTGCAAATGGGTGGTGTTTAGTTAAGAGGACTAACAAGGCCTTGGAGGTTTTGAAGGAGATGGTTGATAGAGGATTGAACCCGAATTTGACAACTTATAATATAGTACTTAAAGGGTATTTTAGAGCTGGTCAAATTGAGGAAGCGTGGAGGTTCTTTTTGGAGATGAAGAAGAGGAAATGTGAAATTGATGTTGTTACTTATACTACAATTGTTCATGGGTTTGGAATTGTGGGTGAGATTAAGAGAGCTCGAAATGTTTTTGATGGGATGGTCAACGGTGGTGTGCTTCCATCAGTTGCAACTTATAACGCCATGATTCAGGTTTTGTGTAAGAAGGACTCTGTGGAGAATGCTATATTGGTTTTTGAGGAGATGGTGAGGAAGGGTTATATGCCCAACTCAACAACTTATAATGTGGTTATTAGAGGGTTGTGTCACGCAGGCGAAATGGAAAGAGCCTTGGAATTTGTGGGAAGAATGAAGGATGATGAGTGTGAGCCAAATGTGCAGACTTACAATATTTTGATCCGATATTTTTGTGATGCTGGAGAGATTGAAAGGGGTTTGGAGTTGTTTGAGAAGATGGGTAGTGGGGTTTGCTTGCCAAATTTAGATAcgtacaatattttaattagttcaaTGTTTGTGAGGAAGAAATCAGATGATTTGCTGGTGGCTGGGAAGTTGTTGATTGAAATGGTTGATAGAGGATTCATGCCAAGGAAGTTCACTTTCAATCGAGTTTTGAATGGGCTTCTACTAATTGGTAATCAAGGTCTAGCCAAAGAGATTCTGAGATTGCAGAGCAGATGTGGCCGTCTTCCTCGCCAATTCAAACTTTGA